One region of Armigeres subalbatus isolate Guangzhou_Male chromosome 3, GZ_Asu_2, whole genome shotgun sequence genomic DNA includes:
- the LOC134227424 gene encoding cytochrome c oxidase subunit 5A, mitochondrial — protein MLRSAAGQLFGVIRGSAGLMTSRLGAAGVVRHSHSSESAEEFDARYVAYFSRSNIDHWEARKGMNDLLGMDLVPEPKVIVAALKACRQLNDYALAIRFLEGCKDKCGSQVNEIYPYLLQEIRPTLTELGIETPEELGYDQPELALKSVFDLH, from the coding sequence ATGCTTCGCTCTGCAGCTGGACAGCTTTTCGGTGTCATCCGCGGATCGGCGGGTTTGATGACATCCCGTCTGGGCGCCGCTGGAGTGGTCCGTCACTCGCACAGCAGCGAGAGTGCCGAGGAATTCGATGCCCGCTATGTGGCCTATTTCAGCAGGTCGAACATCGACCACTGGGAGGCCCGCAAGGGAATGAACGACCTGCTTGGCATGGATCTGGTCCCTGAGCCGAAAGTTATTGTTGCCGCTCTGAAGGCGTGTCGCCAGTTGAATGACTATGCCTTAGCCATCCGGTTCCTGGAGGGCTGCAAGGACAAGTGCGGCAGCCAGGTCAATGAAATCTACCCCTACCTGCTGCAGGAGATCCGCCCGACGCTAACCGAACTGGGCATCGAGACTCCCGAGGAACTGGGCTACGATCAGCCGGAGCTGGCGCTGAAATCGGTTTTCGATTTGCACTAA
- the LOC134227441 gene encoding kynurenine aminotransferase has translation MLRGGGLRVQVQSCVPVQMMFFRNHNSVGTIRAAIVQDLQLCLHHKSRISASAANTVRHRNQQHRTMTSTSNETTSNKFDLPRRYQGSTKSVWVEYIQLAAQYKPLNLGQGFPDYHAPKYATDALAAVANSSNPLANQYTRGFGHPRLVQALSDLYSQLVGRTINPMSEVLVTVGAYEALYATIQGHVDEGDEVIIIEPFFDCYEPMVKAAGGVPRFIPLKPNKTEGTISSADWVLDNNELEALFNEKTKMIIVNTPHNPLGKVMDRSELEVIANLCKKWNVLCVSDEVYEHMVFEPYEHIRICTLPGMWDRTITIGSAGKTFSLTGWKIGWAYGPEGLLKNLQMVHQNSVYTCATPIQEAVAVGFETELKRLKSPECYFNSISGELMAKRDYMASFLAEVGMKPTVPQGGYFMVADWSSLTSKVDLSQETDARKDYRFTKWMTKSVGLQGIPPSAFYNEGNKHLGEDFVRYCFFKKDENLQKAAEILRKWKNT, from the exons TGCAGATGATGTTTTTTCGTAACCACAATTCTGTCGGTACGATAAGAGCGGCGATAGTGCAGGATCTCCAGTTGTGTCTCCACCATAAAAGCAGGATATCGGCAAGTGCAGCTAATACTGTTCGTCATCGTAATCAACAGCATCGAACAATGACCTCGACATCGAATGAGACAACTTCCAATAAGTTTGACCTTCCGAGGCGCTATCAGGGAAGCACCAAGAGTGTCTG ggTTGAATATATTCAGCTTGCTGCCCAATATAAACCCTTGAATCTCGGACAAGGATTTCCGGATTACCATGCGCCCAAATATGCTACCGATGCCCTGGCAGCGGTTGCGAACAGCTCCAATCCGTTGGCCAATCAGTATACCCGAGGATTCGGACATCCCCGATTGGTACAGGCACTAAGTGATCTTTATTCGCAGCTGGTTGGCCGTACCATCAATCCGATGAGCGAGGTGTTGGTTACGGTCGGTGCATATGAAGCTCTGTATGCGACTATCCAAGGCCATGTGGACGAGGGTGATGAAGTGATAATCATCGAACCGTTTTTTGACTGCTACGAGCCAATGGTGAAAGCGGCGGGTGGAGTGCCCAGGTTTATTCCGCTCAAACCG AACAAAACCGAGGGAACTATCTCATCGGCGGACTGGGTGCTGGACAATAACGAATTAGAAGCATTATTCAATGAAAAGACGAAGATGATCATCGTCAACACTCCGCATAATCCACTAGGCAAGGTAATGGATCGTTCTGAGCTGGAAGTGATAGCCAATCTCTGCAAAAAGTGGAACGTCCTTTGTGTTTCTGACGAGGTGTACGAGCATATGGTATTTGAACCGTACGAACATATTCGAATTTGTACTCTGCCTGGCATGTGGGATCGTACCATTACGATAGGTTCAGCAG GCAAAACATTTTCCCTCACTGGCTGGAAGATTGGATGGGCTTACGGACCGGAAGGACTGCTGAAGAACCTTCAAATGGTTCACCAGAATAGCGTTTACACATGTGCCACTCCGATCCAGGAAGCCGTTGCCGTTGGATTCGAAACCGAACTGAAGCGACTGAAAAGCCCCGAGTGCTACTTCAACAGCATTTCTGGGGAGCTAATGGCCAAGCGGGACTACATGGCTAGCTTCCTAGCCGAGGTGGGAATGAAGCCAACCGTTCCCCAGGGGGGTTACTTTATGGTGGCCGATTGGTCGTCATTGACTTCCAAGGTGGACCTGTCGCAGGAGACCGACGCGCGGAAGGACTATCGCTTCACGAAGTGGATGACAAAATCGGTTGGGCtgcagggaattcctccgtctGCTTTTTACAACGAGGGAAACAAGCATTTGGGCGAGGACTTTGTCCGTTACTGCTTCTTCAAGAAGGACGAAAATTTACAGAAAGCGGCTGAAATATTGCGGAAGTGGAAGAATACGTAG